The DNA region ACGTGTACTTGTTGTTGGCTCAGGGCGGACAGCTGAACACATAGCATGGTTGATGGATCATCCAACGTACTCAAGAAAATTTAAGATCGTCGGTTTTATCGATGACGATCTGCGGTCGCAGGGAATGGAAATTTATGGTTCCAAAGTGATTGGCAGAGTGGACGATATCCGACGGATCGTGAAGGCGTTTGATGTTGGTTTGATCATCCTTGCAGACAATCAAATTGTATCGCACAGGTACAGCGAATTTCGCAATGTAGAAGGCTTTAATTTCGCCAGAATTGTCGTGGCGCCTGATATTTTTGGATCCCTAAACAGTTTGGATGGTGGAGCAGGTAATGGTGGGGTTAGGGACAACTTAAAAGATTTTCAGTGTCAGCATTGTCTTGCTAGATATTCCAATAATCATTCAAGTGGGCATGAACTCATGATAGCGCCGTTAATGAGTAAGCTCCGTATTACGGAAGACAGGGAAAAATGGAAAATTTCTGGGCAAAGAAAAAGGTCTTAATAACCGGCGCTGGCGGATTTATAGGGAGTCGCCTTGTTGAACGACTTATAGGAGCTGGGGCGTCAGTCCGAGCATTTGTCCGCTATAACTCTCGTACAGACCCGGGGCTGCTTCGAATGCTCGCCCCGGAAACGGTTTCTCAACTTGAGATCGTCGGCGGAGATTTGCGGGATTTGGATGCCATTCGCAAGGCGGTTAAGGATTGTGAATTTGTATTTCATCTCGGCGCACTGATTTCCATTCCGTATTCCTATCAACACCCGATTGAAGTTGCAGAATCAAATTTCATGGGGACATTGAATGTTTTGATGGCTTGCCGTGATCTTGGTGTACAACGTTTAATCCATACATCCACAAGTGAGGTCTATGGTACGGCGCTTACACCTGTGATCGATGAGACTCATCCTCTTCAGGGACAATCTCCTTATTCTGCAAGCAAAATCGGTGCAGATAAATTGGCTGAAAGTTTTTACTGTGCCTATGAACTTCCTGT from Anaerolineales bacterium includes:
- a CDS encoding GDP-mannose 4,6-dehydratase; its protein translation is MENFWAKKKVLITGAGGFIGSRLVERLIGAGASVRAFVRYNSRTDPGLLRMLAPETVSQLEIVGGDLRDLDAIRKAVKDCEFVFHLGALISIPYSYQHPIEVAESNFMGTLNVLMACRDLGVQRLIHTSTSEVYGTALTPVIDETHPLQGQSPYSASKIGADKLAESFYCAYELPVVTVRPFNTYGPRQSARAVIPTIITQAIAGNTIRLGSLDTIRDFTYVDDTVDGFLCAAIASDVDGCAFNLGTGEAISIGDLSEMIIRKVGNQVKVEIDAARFRPQKSEVKRLLSDNSLARERLDWAPTVSLDDGLDKTISWIMKNLNHYRIGTYEL